The sequence below is a genomic window from Rudanella lutea DSM 19387.
GCCCGTGATTGAGCCCAATCACCGAAAACCGAATCCGGTTGGCCCGTTTGGTGGTATCGTGAATGTAGAACGATGGGGTGCTTATGGGTGTTCCGGCCGATAGGCTCGGCACAGCCGGCGCCAAAACCAGCCCGGCAGCTGTGCTAATCGATTCTTTCAGAAACCGACGACGGTTCGCGTGAATTTCGGTCATATTGTGGGTAAACGAATGCAGGTTACGTGTAGCGATTCATTGGGCGTACTCCCACGCTATAACCGGCTAACGGCCAAAATTTACCCATTTGAGTAAGGATGAAGCATGTGTTTGAGAAGGGAGAACCCAAAAACACGCCCTCTAACTACACTTTGACATGAAAAAGCCCCAAATTTCGCTGATTTGGGGCTTTTAGACTACGCGTCGCGGACTGCGCGTCGCGGTAGGAAGTAGCAGACTTAAAACTGTGGAACTAAATCAACTACACCTATAATGGCTTGTATCTACACTTTCAACTACACTTTGACATGAAAAAGCCCCAAATCTGGCTGATTTAGGGCTTTTTGTAGGAAGTAGCGGGCTCGAACCGCTGACCTCTGCTCTGTCAAAGCAGCGCTCTGAACCAACTGAGCTAACCTCCTTCAACAGTGATCAACGAACAACTACCAGTGAACAGTGAATTGATCGTTGTTCGTTGATCACTGTTGGTTGCTCGGGGGCAAAACTACAAAACTTCCTCTGTTTTCAAGCGCAGGTGGTAGATTTTTTGCGACGGAATACGCCACAACAAAAGCAATCCAACCACAAACAGAACCAGTAGCGCCAGCACACTGTTGCGCATACTGCCTGTGAGTTGCTCCACCAAACCGTACACCAGTGTACCCAATACGATAGACAACTTTTCGGTAACATCGTAAAAACTGAAGAATGAGGCCGTGTCGGCGGTATCGGCCGGAATCAGCTTCGAATAGGTCGAGCGGGAGAGCGATTGTACCCCGCCCATCACCAGGCCTACAATGCCCGCCAGGATGAAAAACTGAGTTTGGGTCTGTACCAGATAAGCCGCCCAGCAGATCCCAATCCAGATCCCAACGGCCACCATCAGGGCGTAAATATTTCCCCATCGCTCCGACAGTCGGGCAAACGCATAAGCCCCCGGAATAGCCACCAGCTGAATCAGCAAAATAGTAGTAATTAAAGCGCTCGACTCCATTTTCAGCTCGTCGCTGGCAAAGATGGTGGCCACGTACATCACCGTCTGTACCCCCATGTTATACACCGCAAACGACACCAGAAACCGCCGGAGCAATAGCTGTTGCCGCACCTGACCGAGGGTTTTTTGCAGCTCCCGGAAGCCGTTGAAAAACCAGGATCGCCACGATTCGGTCGCACTTTCGGGGGATTTGCGAATCCCGTCGGGCAGGACCGTAAAGG
It includes:
- a CDS encoding MFS transporter, coding for MQKNNPRILRAWTLYDWANSVHSLVIVSSIFPVYFSATALNESGGPVINFLGFPIKNSVLFSYTVSAAMLLAALLSPFCTALADYSGRKKAFMKFFCYTGSAACALLYFFTKDTTTFAVFCFGWSLVGWAGSIVFYNSYLPEIATEDQFDRVSARGFSMGYIGSVLLMILNLLMILKGDWFGGISEGMASRVAFLTVGLWWFGFAQIPFTVLPDGIRKSPESATESWRSWFFNGFRELQKTLGQVRQQLLLRRFLVSFAVYNMGVQTVMYVATIFASDELKMESSALITTILLIQLVAIPGAYAFARLSERWGNIYALMVAVGIWIGICWAAYLVQTQTQFFILAGIVGLVMGGVQSLSRSTYSKLIPADTADTASFFSFYDVTEKLSIVLGTLVYGLVEQLTGSMRNSVLALLVLFVVGLLLLWRIPSQKIYHLRLKTEEVL